The following are encoded together in the Anopheles nili chromosome 3, idAnoNiliSN_F5_01, whole genome shotgun sequence genome:
- the LOC128725457 gene encoding alkaline phosphatase, tissue-nonspecific isozyme-like, with translation MTVCFLYYNTILVLLVIVSVYRFDHPIALQPADAGSLRLQKSGANDTESESVHPPPAFIDPSPEATDGVAGSTMNEGRLRQKRLISVGEYEKTAQYWNIGAQLKLKEHLLRQPNQNIAKNVILFLGDGMSIPTLAASRMYLGQQQGHTGEESQLSFEEFPDVGLVKTYCVDKQVADSACTATAYLCGVKANYATIGVTAAVNYSNCAASNDPRNHVQSIMAWAQAAGKATGIVTTTRVTHASPAGTYAHTASREWECDADVVRTGGDPAHCPDIATQLIYGETGKNFRVILGGGRRKLLPRTVKDEEGIRGQRLDGANLISQWYYGKPLGSARYVSTRQELMALNFTEVNYLMGLFSSDHMRFHLDARKEVDPTLPDLTYAAIQMLQKYPEGYVLFVEGGKIDLAHHFTKARKSLDETVQLSEAVQVARQLTSADDTLLVVTADHSHTMTLSGYATRGNDILGLNSQISDGDLKPYTTLSYANGPGGPMPDPMGQRPNITMSMMKDQDFQFPKVVPMKYETHGGDDVALFAYGPWSHLFGGMYEQNVIPHLIGYAACIGNGEHACSAAGSL, from the exons ATGACCGTGTGTTTTCTGTATTACAATACCATATTGGTACTACTAGTGATCGTGTCCGTGTACCGATTCGATCATCCCATCGCGCTACAGCCTGCCGATGCGGGTTCTTTACGTCTACAGAAAAGCGGTGCAAATGATACCGAAAGTGAAAGCG TTCATCCACCACCGGCATTTATCGACCCCAGTCCGGAAGCGACCGATGGGGTAGCTGGCAGTACCATGAATGAAGGCCGCCTGCGTCAGAAGCGACTCATCTCTGTAGGCGAGTACGAAAAAACGGCCCAGTACTGGAACATTGGTGCGCAGCTCAAATTGAAGGAACATTTGTTAAGGCAACCGAACCAAAACATTGCCAAAAATGTGATCCTTTTCCTTGGCGATGGCATGTCAATACCGACCCTCGCTGCCAGCCGAATGTATCTCGGTCAACAGCAAGGTCACACAGGAGAAGAGAGCCAGCTATCCTTTGAAGAATTTCCTGATGTGGGCCTTGTAAAG ACTTACTGCGTCGATAAACAAGTGGCAGATTCGGCTTGTACAGCAACGGCCTATCTGTGCGGGGTGAAGGCCAACTATGCCACGATTGGTGTAACGGCAGCGGTCAACTACAGCAACTGTGCCGCCAGCAACGATCCCCGCAATCACGTCCAATCGATCATGGCCTGGGCACAGGCAGCAGGCAAGGCGACCGGTATTGTGACGACGACCCGTGTGACCCACGCTAGTCCCGCAGGAACATACGCGCATACGGCCAGCCGCGAATGGGAGTGTGACGCCGACGTAGTTCGAACAGGGGGCGATCCGGCACACTGCCCGGACATTGCGACTCAACTGATCTACGGTGAGACGGGCAAAAATTTTCGCGTCATTCTGGGCGGCGGACGCCGTAAGCTTCTTCCACGGACAGTGAAGGATGAGGAGGGAATCCGGGGGCAACGTCTGGACGGGGCCAACCTGATCTCTCAGTGGTATTATGGAAAGCCGCTAGGTAGCGCGCGGTACGTATCGACCAGGCAGGAGCTGATGGCGCTAAATTTCACCGAAGTGAACTATTTGATGGGACTGTTCAGTTCCGACCACATGAGATTCCACCTGGACGCTCGCAAGGAAGTGGACCCAACGTTGCCCGATCTAACGTACGCTGCTATACAAATGCTGCAAAAGTACCCCGAGGGATACGTACTGTTCGTGGAAGGCGGAAAGATTGACTTGGCGCATCATTTCACAAAAGCACGTAAATCGCTCGACGAGACGGTGCAGCTGTCCGAGGCGGTGCAGGTGGCTCGGCAGCTGACCAGCGCCGACGATACGCTGCTCGTTGTAACGGCTGACCATTCCCACACCATGACACTGTCGGGCTACGCGACACGTGGCAATGATATCCTGGGTCTGAACAGCCAAATCAGTGACGGTGACTTGAAACCGTATACCACGCTTAGCTACGCGAATGGTCCGGGTGGCCCGATGCCAGATCCGATGGGCCAGAGACCTAACATAACCATGTCGATGATGAAAGATCAAGACTTCCAGTTCCCGAAGGTGGTCCCGATGAAGTACGAAACGCACGGCGGAGATGATGTTGCACTGTTCGCCTACGGACCTTGGTCGCACCTGTTTGGAGGAATGTACGAACAGAACGTCATTCCGCACTTGATAGGCTATGCGGCCTGCATTGGGAATGGAGAGCACGCGTGCTCGGCTGCCGGCAGTTTGTAA